The proteins below are encoded in one region of Lagenorhynchus albirostris chromosome 7, mLagAlb1.1, whole genome shotgun sequence:
- the ARPC5L gene encoding actin-related protein 2/3 complex subunit 5-like protein encodes MARNTLSSRFRRVDIDEFDENKFVDEQEEAAAAAAEPGPDPSEVDGLLRQGDMLRAFHAALRNSPVNTKNQAVKERAQGVVLKVLTNFKSSEIEQAVQSLDRNGIDLLMKYIYKGFEKPTENSSAVLLQWHEKALAVGGLGSIIRVLTARKTV; translated from the exons ATGGCCCGGAACACGCTGTCCTCGCGCTTCCGTCGGGTGGACATCGACGAATTTGACGAGAACAAATTCGTGGACGAacaggaggaggcggcggcggcggcggccgagcCAGGCCCGGATCCTAGCGAGGTGGACGGGCTCCTGCGGCAA GGGGACATGCTTCGGGCGTTTCATGCAGCCTTGCGGAACTCTCCCGTCAACACCAAGAATCAAGCTGTGAAG GAACGGGCCCAGGGCGTGGTGCTGAAAGTGCTTACAAATTTTAAGAGCAGCGAAATTGAGCAGGCTGTGCAGTCACTGGACAGAAATGGCATTGACTTGCTCATGAAGTACATTTATAAAGGGTTTGAGAAGCCCACAGAAAATAGCAGTGCAGTGTTACTCCAGTGGCATGAAAAG GCATTAGCAGTAGGAGGACTAGGCTCCATTATAAGAGTTCTTACAGCAAGaaagactgtttaa